ATTGTAATTGTATTTAAAATATACAATATATATAAAATATAATTTTATAACTAATGTTCAAACATAGCCGATATCGATTCTTCATTACTAATTCTTCTAATAGCTTCTGCTAACATATCAGATAAAGTTAAAGAACGTACTTTATTTAATTTTTTAATTTCAGAAGAAAGTGGAATAGTATCACATACTACCACTTCATCAATAAGAGAATTCTTAATTTTTAAAACTGTATTTCCAGAAAATATTGGATGAGTAGCATATGCAAAAACACGTTTTGCACCTCTTTCTTTCAATACTTCTGCTGCTTGACACATTGTCCCTCCAGTATCAATCATATCATCTACTAAAATGCAATCACGACGAGCAACATCTCCTATAATGTTCATAATTTTAGAAACATTTGCACGTGGTCTTCTTTTATCAATAATTGCCATATCAGTATCATATAATAATTTTGCAATTGCACGTGCACGTACTACTCCACCAATATCAGGAGATACTACAATTGGATTATCTAATTCTTTTTTAA
The window above is part of the Arsenophonus sp. genome. Proteins encoded here:
- a CDS encoding ribose-phosphate pyrophosphokinase; translation: MPNMKIFSGNATLYLAKNIANRLYATLGNATVGRFSDGEISVEINENVRGDDIFIIQSTCAPTNDNLMELVVMVDALRRASAGRITAVIPYFGYSRQDRRVRSARVPITAKIVADFLSSVGVDRVLTVDLHAEQIQGFFDVPVDNVFGSAVLLDDMLKKELDNPIVVSPDIGGVVRARAIAKLLYDTDMAIIDKRRPRANVSKIMNIIGDVARRDCILVDDMIDTGGTMCQAAEVLKERGAKRVFAYATHPIFSGNTVLKIKNSLIDEVVVCDTIPLSSEIKKLNKVRSLTLSDMLAEAIRRISNEESISAMFEH